The following coding sequences are from one Lolium rigidum isolate FL_2022 chromosome 6, APGP_CSIRO_Lrig_0.1, whole genome shotgun sequence window:
- the LOC124665204 gene encoding glucuronoxylan 4-O-methyltransferase 1-like translates to MMSPRIQIPISIGGSRTMMSPKQLLITILVVFSTLSFIKFLLITHPSAGASSTAHLHRAEWESGNGTAARNDGLAAKEFALLRSVVAARAPCRLLVFGLSPQLLALAAVNSGPGAATAFVTDSAEDGDAARRVLAGRVGGSSCAVHRAGYPDAAGEAWALLRRARAAGPACARPTGTVRKSGCRLALTSLPREVLDARWDVVVVDGPSGAGPEEPGRMGAIYTAAALARAAAAAGGGGVVDVAVHDVDRTVERWYAREYLCEDNLVAAKGRLWHFRVGAGGQRDTFCSTAPVKIL, encoded by the coding sequence ATGATGTCGCCAAGAATTCAGATTCCGATAAGCATCGGCGGGAGCAGGACGATGATGTCGCCGAAGCAGCTGCTGATCACCATCCTCGTCGTCTTCTCCACGCTCTCCTTCATCAAGTTCCTCCTCATCACCCACCCCTCCGCCGGCGCCTCCTCGACCGCTCATCTCCACCGCGCGGAGTGGGAGTCCGGCAACGGCACCGCCGCCAGGAACGACGGCCTCGCCGCCAAAGAGTTCGCTTTGCTCCGCTCCGTCGTCGCCGCGCGCGCGCCGTGCAGGCTGCTGGTGTTCGGCCTCTCGCCGCAGCTCCTCGCGCTCGCCGCCGTCAACTCCGggccgggcgccgccaccgccttcgTCACCGACAGTGCTGAGGATGGGGACGCCGCGCGCCGCGTGCTCGCGGGCCGTGTCGGCGGCTCTTCGTGCGCCGTccaccgggcggggtaccccGACGCGGCcggggaggcgtgggcgctgctgcggcgcgcgcgggcggcgggcCCGGCGTGCGCGCGGCCGACGGGGACGGTGCGCAAGTCCGGGTGCCGGCTGGCGCTGACCTCGCTGCCGCGGGAGGTGCTCGACGCCAGGTGGGACGTGGTCGTCGTCGACGGGCCGAGCGGGGCCGGACCGGAGGAGCCCGGCCGGATGGGCGCCATCTACACGGCCGCAGCACTCGCccgggcggccgccgcggcgggCGGTGGCGGGGTGGTGGACGTGGCGGTGCACGACGTGGATCGGACCGTGGAGCGCTGGTACGCCAGGGAGTACCTCTGCGAGGACAACCTCGTCGCCGCCAAAGGCCGCCTCTGGCACTTCCGTGTCGGCGCCGGCGGGCAACGGGACACCTTCTGCTCCACCGCTCCCGTCAAGATCTTGTAG
- the LOC124665578 gene encoding alpha-ketoglutarate-dependent dioxygenase alkB-like encodes MYGETEPATAAASERTAFRQAEKKYKLYKPPSTKGRGRKKPVCGGVGDLSEVVDFHALLAGGVELPDGILRCDCPGFDLPVFRFLDRPGFYFIPGALSTEQQCFWIRESLKTFPQPPNRTNLTALYGPIFDLLTAAQNQKVLLEVQNSDGRESNEQSNSGEKTRSINFKFVEHSKIEKGETRRSTTAATLVRKLRWSTLGLQFDWSKRNYDVSLPHNSIPDALATLAKKMAIPAMPSGVEFSPEAAIVNYYGPSDMLGGHVDDMEADWTKPIVSISLGCKCIFLLGGKTRDEVPRAMFLRSGDIVLMAGEARERFHGVPRIFTESDQQEISGLVSQLSGDDDRFILDYIHSSRININIRQVY; translated from the exons ATGTACGGCGAAACCgagcccgccaccgccgccgcctcggagCGCACGGCGTTCCGGCAAGCCGAGAAGAAGTACAAGCTCTACAAGCCGCCCAGCACCAAGGGCAGGGGCAG GAAGAAGCCAGTCTGCGGCGGCGTTGGGGATCTCTCCGAGGTGGTGGACTTCCACGCGCTGCTTGCTGGCGGCGTTGAACTGCCCGACGGGATCTTGAGGTGCGACTGCCCAGGATTCGACCTGCCCGTGTTCCGCTTCTTGGATCGGCCCG GATTCTATTTCATCCCTGGTGCTCTTTCTACCGAGCAACAATGCTTTTGGATTAGGGAGAGCTTGAAAACATTTCCGCAGCCTCCTAATAGAACTAACTTGACTGCTCTCTATGGTCCAATTTTTGATTTACTCACTGCTGCTCAAAACCAAAAGGTCTTGCTTGAAGTGCAAAATTCTGATGGCAGAGAAAGTAATGAACAGAGTAACAGTGGAGAAAAAACACGTTCCATCAACTTCAAATTTGTTGAACACTCAAAGATCGAAAAGGGGGAAACACGTAGGTCAACCACAGCAGCTACTCTTGTTCGCAAGCTCCGATGGAGCACCCTTGGCTTGCAGTTTGATTGGTCAAAA CGGAACTATGATGTATCACTTCCACATAACAGCATTCCAGATGCCCTTGCTACTTTAGCGAAAAAGATGGCCATCCCGGCCATGCCTTCTGGCGTGGAATTCAGTCCAGAAGCCGCCATAGTAAACTATTATGGTCCAA GCGACATGCTTGGTGGCCATGTTGATGACATGGAAGCAGATTGGACAAAACCTATTGTGAGCATAAG TTTGGGATGCAAGTGCATTTTCCTTCTTGGAGGGAAGACGAGAGATGAAGTTCCAAGAGCAATGTTCCTGCGAAGTGGTGATATTGTATTGATGGCTGGGGAAGCACGTGAACGCTTCCATG GGGTCCCGCGGATCTTCACTGAGAGTGACCAGCAAGAAATCTCTGGACTGGTATCACAACTTTCTGGCGATGATGACCGCTTTATCTTGGACTATATCCATAGTTCAAGGATAAATATCAACATCAGACAAGTATACTGA